In Lysinibacillus sp. FSL M8-0337, the following proteins share a genomic window:
- the rpoZ gene encoding DNA-directed RNA polymerase subunit omega, which translates to MLYPSVDALKKEIDSKYSLVSLASKRARQMQEVEGTERLHKYVSYKYVGKALEEVAAGVLTKVSQDESAVYEDEI; encoded by the coding sequence ATGTTATACCCATCAGTAGATGCCTTAAAGAAAGAAATTGATTCAAAATATTCTTTAGTAAGTTTAGCATCAAAGCGCGCTCGTCAAATGCAAGAAGTAGAAGGTACTGAGCGCCTACACAAATATGTTTCCTATAAATATGTAGGAAAAGCACTTGAAGAGGTAGCAGCAGGTGTACTTACGAAAGTATCACAGGATGAGTCCGCTGTGTACGAAGACGAAATCTAA
- the def gene encoding peptide deformylase has translation MAIKKVIEHPAKVLSTPCAEVTEINEEIIALLDDLYDTMVEYDGVGIAAPQINVGLRVAIVELGEERDILEMINPTVIKTDGAEVDIEGCLSFPGLYGEVERPDYVKIEACDREGRVYELEAGGFEARAILHEIDHLDGILFDSKIKRIVTEEELEEMYAEEEE, from the coding sequence ATGGCGATTAAAAAAGTGATCGAACATCCAGCAAAAGTATTATCTACACCATGTGCTGAAGTAACAGAAATTAACGAAGAGATTATTGCATTACTTGATGATTTATATGACACGATGGTGGAATATGATGGTGTGGGGATTGCCGCACCACAAATTAATGTTGGACTACGCGTGGCAATTGTTGAACTAGGTGAAGAAAGAGATATTTTAGAAATGATTAACCCTACTGTTATTAAAACAGACGGAGCAGAAGTGGATATCGAAGGATGCTTAAGCTTCCCTGGATTATATGGAGAAGTTGAACGTCCTGATTATGTAAAAATTGAAGCTTGTGACCGAGAAGGGCGTGTCTATGAGCTTGAAGCTGGCGGCTTTGAAGCGCGAGCGATTTTACATGAAATCGACCATTTAGATGGCATTTTATTTGATTCCAAAATTAAACGCATTGTGACAGAAGAAGAGCTAGAAGAAATGTACGCAGAAGAGGAGGAATAA
- a CDS encoding YicC/YloC family endoribonuclease → MVRSMTGFGRGVTTTRDFQLTVEIRSVNHRFLEIHAKFPKEWLEAEVFAKKLISQALSRGKIDVMVYVKDLENVEQSIEINWSLIEAYRKAKEQLASKVPLEEKWTMQELLALEKALVQEKPQLTPEDLLGAVEHAVTEAIGQLIQMREREGQELQEVVVQYKEQLKEQVNQIRSCSSLAVEKYRTRLVERIAEIAEVALLEDRLLAEVAIFAERVDITEELDRLDSHFNQLEETLLETVSIGRKLDFLMQEIHREINTIGSKNQSTEAAVAVVQAKTILEKMREQVQNIE, encoded by the coding sequence TTGGTGCGTAGTATGACTGGTTTTGGCAGAGGTGTCACAACAACAAGAGACTTTCAGTTAACCGTAGAAATACGCTCGGTCAACCATCGTTTTTTAGAAATTCATGCAAAATTTCCGAAAGAATGGCTTGAAGCAGAAGTTTTTGCTAAGAAATTAATTTCACAAGCTTTATCCCGAGGGAAAATTGATGTGATGGTATATGTAAAAGATTTAGAAAATGTCGAGCAATCTATTGAAATTAATTGGTCATTAATTGAAGCGTATCGTAAGGCAAAAGAACAATTAGCAAGTAAAGTACCGCTAGAAGAAAAATGGACGATGCAGGAGCTACTAGCGCTTGAGAAAGCATTAGTGCAAGAAAAGCCGCAACTAACGCCAGAAGATTTATTAGGTGCTGTGGAACATGCGGTAACAGAAGCCATTGGACAGTTGATTCAAATGCGTGAGCGTGAAGGGCAAGAATTGCAAGAGGTTGTTGTACAATATAAAGAACAGCTAAAGGAACAAGTGAATCAAATACGTTCATGTTCTTCACTTGCTGTTGAAAAATATCGTACACGTTTAGTAGAACGGATTGCTGAAATTGCAGAAGTAGCGCTTTTAGAAGATCGTTTACTCGCAGAAGTAGCGATATTTGCAGAACGAGTGGACATAACGGAAGAATTGGATCGATTAGATAGTCATTTTAACCAACTGGAAGAAACGTTACTAGAAACCGTTTCAATCGGGCGTAAATTAGACTTTTTAATGCAGGAAATCCATCGCGAAATCAATACGATAGGTTCTAAAAATCAATCGACAGAAGCAGCCGTTGCAGTAGTTCAGGCAAAAACAATTTTAGAAAAGATGCGTGAGCAAGTTCAAAATATCGAATAA
- the coaBC gene encoding bifunctional phosphopantothenoylcysteine decarboxylase/phosphopantothenate--cysteine ligase CoaBC, translated as MNKNILLCVSGGIAVYKAVALVSKLSQAGARVKVIMTASARQFVNPLSFQVMSKNDVYFDTFDEKDSNVIAHIDLADWADLILVAPATANVIGKLANGIADDMVTTTLLATTVPVWIAPAMNVHMYDHPAVKRNLAQLATDGYQFIEPSEGFLACGYVGKGRLEEPEKITALVQQYFFAPKPLVGRTVLVTAGASYIPMDNQHVISTKANGKIGQALAREAQALGAHVILLGEEATNVYDLITQVENVKKQNAQLLFIHAANIPTIESAPILSIEGTEAVTFGQKVLGNPMLQVIADEWIDDSQTATINGQIVNISDTTQFAKVLWQHILQGELQ; from the coding sequence ATGAATAAAAATATTTTACTTTGTGTTTCAGGTGGTATTGCGGTTTATAAAGCTGTAGCGCTAGTGAGTAAGCTATCACAGGCGGGTGCTCGTGTAAAGGTCATCATGACAGCATCAGCTCGACAGTTTGTCAATCCATTAAGCTTTCAAGTCATGTCAAAAAATGATGTCTACTTCGATACATTTGATGAAAAAGATTCCAATGTCATTGCCCATATAGATTTAGCTGACTGGGCAGATTTAATATTAGTCGCACCTGCAACTGCCAATGTGATTGGCAAACTTGCAAACGGTATTGCAGATGATATGGTGACAACGACATTACTTGCCACTACTGTACCCGTTTGGATTGCACCTGCGATGAATGTCCATATGTATGATCATCCAGCGGTAAAGCGCAATTTGGCACAACTAGCAACAGATGGTTATCAATTTATCGAACCGTCAGAAGGCTTTTTAGCATGTGGCTATGTTGGGAAAGGTCGTTTAGAAGAGCCAGAGAAAATTACGGCACTTGTGCAACAGTATTTTTTTGCTCCAAAGCCATTAGTAGGACGAACGGTGCTTGTGACAGCAGGAGCAAGTTATATCCCTATGGATAATCAGCATGTGATTAGCACAAAGGCCAATGGTAAGATTGGGCAAGCGTTAGCGAGAGAAGCGCAAGCACTAGGGGCACATGTCATTCTGTTAGGTGAAGAAGCAACAAATGTGTATGACCTTATAACGCAAGTAGAGAACGTTAAAAAGCAAAACGCACAGCTTTTATTTATCCACGCAGCCAACATACCAACAATTGAAAGTGCCCCTATTCTATCCATTGAAGGTACAGAGGCAGTGACATTTGGACAAAAAGTACTAGGGAATCCGATGTTACAAGTAATAGCCGATGAATGGATTGATGATAGTCAAACAGCAACAATAAACGGACAAATTGTCAATATTTCAGATACGACACAATTTGCAAAGGTTTTATGGCAGCATATATTACAAGGTGAGTTGCAATGA
- the fmt gene encoding methionyl-tRNA formyltransferase, whose product MTSIIFMGTPDFSAPILRMLHNEGYDIKAVVTQPDRPVGRKRVLTPPPVKAAALELGLPVIQPEKLRGSEELQQILDLQPDIVITAAFGQILPKELLDAPPLGCINVHASLLPKYRGGAPIHQAIMDGEKETGVTIMYMAEKLDAGDIISQKAIAIEEDDHTGGLFNKLSVVGCELLKETLPSIINRTNSRTVQDETQVTFASNISREQERIDWTKDATTLYNQVRGLHPWPVAYTTFEEGNFKIWWAQVGQAKHNVTPGTVVAIAKDHFEVAAGNGTALALYDIQPAGKKRMTAEDYLRGTGSKLQIGDQFK is encoded by the coding sequence ATGACGTCAATTATTTTTATGGGGACACCTGATTTCTCAGCGCCAATTTTGCGTATGCTACACAATGAGGGGTATGATATCAAGGCTGTTGTGACGCAACCAGATCGACCAGTTGGACGTAAGCGAGTGCTAACACCGCCACCTGTTAAAGCAGCGGCATTGGAATTAGGACTACCTGTTATTCAACCAGAAAAGCTGCGTGGCTCTGAGGAATTACAGCAAATACTAGATTTACAACCAGATATCGTTATTACAGCAGCTTTTGGACAAATTTTACCGAAAGAATTGCTTGATGCACCGCCACTTGGCTGCATTAATGTGCATGCCTCCCTTTTACCGAAATATCGTGGAGGAGCGCCAATTCACCAAGCCATTATGGATGGTGAAAAAGAAACAGGCGTAACTATTATGTATATGGCGGAGAAGTTAGATGCAGGCGACATCATATCTCAAAAGGCAATCGCTATTGAAGAAGATGACCATACAGGTGGTCTATTTAATAAATTAAGTGTTGTAGGGTGTGAGCTATTAAAAGAAACACTTCCTTCTATTATTAATAGAACAAATAGCCGGACAGTACAAGATGAAACACAAGTGACATTTGCCAGCAATATATCGCGTGAACAGGAGCGAATTGATTGGACAAAGGATGCCACGACTCTCTACAATCAAGTGCGAGGATTACACCCTTGGCCAGTAGCCTATACAACATTTGAAGAAGGCAACTTTAAAATTTGGTGGGCACAAGTTGGACAAGCGAAACATAACGTGACACCTGGTACAGTGGTAGCAATTGCAAAGGATCATTTTGAAGTTGCGGCTGGCAATGGGACAGCACTGGCATTATACGATATTCAACCAGCAGGAAAAAAACGAATGACGGCAGAGGATTATTTGCGAGGCACAGGTTCGAAATTACAGATCGGGGACCAATTTAAATGA
- the gmk gene encoding guanylate kinase: MIKERGLLIVLSGPSGVGKGTVRKELFSQPNTNYEYSISMTTRNPREGEVDGVDYFFKTREEFETLIDQGGLLEHAEFVGNYYGTPLAYVNETLDAGRDVFLEIEVQGAAQIRKKAPDALFIFLAPPSLTELKDRLVGRGTETADVIAKRIATASEELEMMSLYDYVVENDEVTNACDRINAIIKAEHCRRERVEKRYLSMLRGE, encoded by the coding sequence ATGATAAAAGAACGTGGATTATTAATTGTTCTGTCTGGCCCGTCTGGTGTAGGAAAAGGGACAGTGCGAAAAGAATTATTTTCTCAACCGAATACGAATTATGAGTATTCCATCTCAATGACAACACGAAATCCTCGCGAAGGTGAAGTAGATGGTGTAGACTATTTTTTCAAGACACGTGAAGAGTTTGAAACGTTAATTGACCAAGGTGGCTTATTAGAACACGCTGAATTTGTAGGAAATTACTATGGCACGCCGTTAGCCTATGTAAATGAAACACTTGATGCTGGTCGTGATGTATTTTTGGAGATTGAAGTACAAGGAGCAGCGCAAATTCGTAAAAAAGCACCGGATGCCTTATTTATTTTCTTAGCCCCTCCAAGTTTAACGGAATTAAAAGATCGTTTAGTTGGCCGTGGGACAGAAACAGCGGATGTTATTGCAAAGCGCATTGCAACTGCAAGTGAAGAGCTTGAAATGATGAGCTTATACGATTATGTAGTTGAAAATGATGAAGTGACAAATGCCTGTGATCGTATAAATGCGATTATTAAAGCCGAGCATTGTCGAAGAGAACGTGTTGAAAAAAGATATTTGTCAATGTTGAGAGGAGAATAA
- the rlmN gene encoding 23S rRNA (adenine(2503)-C(2))-methyltransferase RlmN, translating into MVDQEQFNERINDLVEEAEDKPVRRAKKEKPNLKESIYSLQPHQLEEWLIENGEKAFRAAQIFDWLYNKRVKTFEEMSNLSKALRDKLEASFALTTLSTIIKQESKDGTIKFLFQLQDGYSIETVLMRHEYGNSVCVTTQVGCRIGCTFCASTLGGLKRHLLAGEIVEQVVKVQQALDEVNERVSHIVIMGIGEPFDNYDAMMNFLKVINHEKGLNIGARHITVSTSGIVPKIYQFADEQLQINFAVSLHAPNQEARQKLMPIARAYKLEELMEAVRYYTKKTGRRVSFEYGLMSGENDSVEVAEELSALIKGIKCHVNLIPVNYVPERDYIRTSRSKIFAFEKTLKKNGINVTIRREQGSDIDAACGQLRAKERSEETR; encoded by the coding sequence ATGGTGGATCAAGAGCAATTTAATGAACGTATTAACGATTTAGTCGAGGAAGCGGAAGATAAGCCTGTTCGACGAGCGAAAAAAGAAAAACCAAATTTAAAAGAATCCATTTATTCATTACAACCGCACCAATTAGAAGAATGGCTAATAGAAAATGGGGAAAAAGCATTCCGCGCGGCACAAATTTTTGATTGGCTATACAATAAACGAGTAAAAACATTTGAGGAAATGTCTAATCTATCTAAAGCATTACGTGACAAGTTAGAGGCAAGCTTTGCTTTAACAACGTTGTCAACGATTATTAAACAAGAATCAAAAGATGGTACGATTAAATTTTTATTCCAATTACAAGATGGCTATTCCATTGAAACAGTTTTAATGCGCCATGAATATGGCAACTCCGTTTGTGTCACAACGCAAGTTGGCTGTCGAATTGGTTGTACGTTCTGTGCATCAACGTTAGGTGGACTAAAACGTCATTTATTAGCGGGGGAAATTGTGGAGCAAGTTGTCAAAGTACAGCAAGCTTTAGATGAAGTAAACGAACGTGTATCTCATATCGTTATTATGGGCATAGGCGAACCTTTCGATAACTATGATGCCATGATGAACTTCCTAAAAGTAATCAATCATGAAAAGGGCTTAAACATTGGTGCCCGTCATATTACCGTTTCAACATCAGGTATTGTACCAAAAATTTATCAATTTGCTGATGAACAGCTGCAAATTAACTTTGCTGTTTCCTTGCACGCACCGAACCAAGAGGCTCGTCAAAAATTAATGCCTATTGCACGTGCCTACAAATTAGAGGAACTGATGGAAGCCGTTCGTTACTATACGAAAAAAACGGGACGTCGTGTTAGTTTTGAGTATGGTTTAATGTCTGGTGAAAATGATTCCGTTGAAGTGGCTGAAGAATTATCGGCTCTTATAAAAGGTATAAAATGCCATGTTAACTTAATTCCTGTAAACTACGTACCAGAACGTGATTATATTCGCACATCTCGCAGTAAAATTTTTGCTTTTGAAAAAACATTAAAGAAAAATGGTATCAATGTAACAATCCGTAGAGAGCAAGGTTCTGATATTGATGCGGCTTGCGGACAATTACGTGCGAAAGAGAGATCTGAAGAAACGAGGTGA
- a CDS encoding Stp1/IreP family PP2C-type Ser/Thr phosphatase: MKYTVESDIGLKRAINEDRAAFFKRPDGLALALVADGMGGHNAGDVASDMAMKQMETVFLQAEAHHFATMTSKKEWLRQAVKLLNTNIFNYSLSHEDCKGMGTTFIAVLIEGNYCFIAHVGDSRVYYFFDDGAQQITRDHSYVNVLLENGEISEEEALTHPKKNFILKAVGTEETIEPDFYEVELAPKSYLLICSDGLSNKLSVYEMASIITYPDVIEEKGRKLVELANASGGEDNISLVLLTRQDEEV; encoded by the coding sequence ATGAAATACACAGTCGAAAGTGATATTGGTTTAAAACGAGCAATTAATGAAGACCGCGCTGCCTTTTTTAAACGTCCAGATGGGCTCGCACTCGCACTTGTGGCGGATGGCATGGGTGGTCATAATGCTGGCGATGTAGCGAGTGATATGGCAATGAAACAAATGGAAACTGTGTTTTTACAAGCAGAGGCACATCATTTTGCAACTATGACATCAAAAAAAGAATGGTTACGACAAGCAGTTAAGCTTTTAAATACAAATATATTCAACTATTCTTTATCACACGAAGACTGTAAAGGAATGGGGACGACGTTTATCGCCGTGTTAATTGAAGGGAATTATTGCTTCATTGCACATGTTGGTGATAGTCGCGTGTATTATTTCTTTGATGATGGCGCACAACAAATAACAAGAGATCACTCCTATGTTAATGTTCTGCTTGAAAATGGTGAAATTAGCGAAGAGGAAGCATTGACGCATCCAAAGAAAAATTTCATTTTAAAAGCTGTTGGAACAGAGGAAACTATTGAACCAGACTTTTATGAAGTAGAGCTAGCGCCAAAATCGTATTTACTCATTTGTTCTGACGGTTTAAGTAATAAACTATCAGTGTATGAAATGGCATCTATCATTACCTATCCAGATGTAATTGAAGAAAAAGGGCGAAAGCTTGTGGAACTAGCAAATGCAAGCGGGGGGGAAGACAATATCTCCCTCGTGTTACTCACAAGGCAAGATGAGGAGGTGTAA
- the priA gene encoding primosomal protein N' — translation MSVLYAEIIVDVSTYHVDRSFDYSVPAEWVAVIEKGCRVKVPFGPRNVLGFVVGLKHETEVPTNKLKPIAQILDIEPVFTEEMLLMAKWLKNETICYEIDALQVMLPSALRAKYEKIVKLLNHQTILPMAVQQIFGKRQQANFKEFERAGLLPLLKTLIADKIVKIENVVKQQGNVKAVRMVKISEDEQALSNAMQEASRAVKQRSLIEWMASHLGEVFTPQQIYEATAVSAAVLQGVIEKGAASFIQEEVYRDPFTKDVARTQSLQLTDEQAVALKAITHAIDTQSASTFLLQGVTGSGKTEVYLQAIQKVLNEGKEAIMLVPEISLTPQMTERFRSRFGEMVAVMHSGLSVGEKYDEWRKIQQGKVSVVVGARSAIFAPFTNLGLIILDEEHESTYKQEDSPRYHARDVAIWRSQYFRCPVILGSATPALESYARAKKGVYTLLTLKQRALHQAMPTVYVADMREELQKGNRSMFSELLIEGIRTRLERQEQMVLFLNRRGYSSFVLCRDCGTVVQCPNCDISLTYHRTTEKLKCHYCGYEEQVPQICPQCQSEHIRYFGTGTQKVEEEIYKLFPEARVLRMDVDTTKHKGAHEEILQAFGEGQADILLGTQMIAKGLDFPNITLVGVLSADTSLHLPDYRAAERTFQLLTQVSGRAGRHDKAGEVVIQTYTPEHYAIELAKVQDYEPFYEREMFLRRRSGYPPYYFVALIQVSHEDVMMAAEYAGRAADWLRGNLSNQVSIIGPTVASISRLQNRYRYQCLIKYKIEPNLIPVLQRLLAMYRADWIKQGILMTVDLDPSTI, via the coding sequence ATGAGCGTTTTATATGCAGAAATCATAGTGGATGTTTCAACATACCATGTAGATCGCTCTTTTGACTATTCGGTTCCTGCAGAATGGGTAGCTGTTATAGAGAAAGGCTGTCGTGTAAAAGTACCATTTGGGCCGAGAAATGTACTAGGATTTGTTGTAGGTTTAAAACATGAAACAGAAGTTCCGACAAATAAACTAAAGCCGATTGCTCAAATTTTAGATATAGAGCCTGTTTTTACTGAAGAAATGTTGTTGATGGCAAAGTGGCTTAAAAATGAAACAATTTGCTATGAAATTGATGCATTGCAAGTAATGCTACCATCCGCATTAAGAGCTAAGTATGAAAAAATCGTCAAATTACTCAATCATCAAACGATTTTGCCAATGGCAGTTCAACAAATTTTCGGGAAGCGACAACAGGCAAACTTTAAGGAATTTGAACGGGCTGGATTATTGCCGCTCTTAAAAACGTTAATTGCCGATAAAATTGTAAAAATAGAAAATGTCGTAAAGCAACAAGGCAATGTAAAAGCAGTTCGTATGGTAAAGATTTCTGAAGACGAACAAGCATTAAGCAATGCTATGCAAGAGGCATCAAGAGCTGTGAAGCAACGTTCTTTAATTGAGTGGATGGCTTCGCATTTAGGTGAAGTTTTTACACCACAGCAAATTTATGAAGCAACTGCTGTCTCTGCTGCTGTATTGCAAGGGGTTATTGAAAAAGGCGCAGCAAGTTTTATACAGGAAGAAGTGTATCGCGATCCTTTTACAAAGGATGTTGCACGTACACAGTCCTTACAATTAACGGACGAACAAGCAGTTGCATTAAAGGCAATTACGCATGCTATTGATACACAATCTGCTTCCACCTTTTTATTGCAAGGTGTTACAGGTAGTGGCAAAACGGAAGTTTACTTGCAAGCAATCCAAAAGGTTTTAAATGAAGGCAAGGAAGCCATTATGCTAGTGCCTGAAATTTCGTTAACGCCCCAAATGACGGAGCGTTTTCGTAGTCGTTTTGGTGAGATGGTTGCCGTAATGCATAGTGGGTTATCTGTTGGAGAGAAGTATGATGAGTGGCGCAAAATTCAACAAGGGAAAGTAAGCGTCGTCGTAGGTGCTCGTTCAGCCATTTTCGCCCCCTTTACTAATTTAGGGTTAATTATCTTAGATGAAGAACATGAATCGACTTACAAGCAGGAAGATTCACCCCGTTACCATGCGAGAGATGTAGCCATTTGGCGAAGCCAATACTTCCGTTGTCCTGTTATTTTAGGGAGTGCGACACCCGCTCTTGAGTCATATGCTCGTGCAAAAAAAGGGGTCTATACATTATTAACGTTAAAACAGCGTGCGCTGCATCAAGCAATGCCAACTGTATATGTCGCAGATATGCGAGAGGAACTCCAAAAAGGAAATCGCTCAATGTTTTCTGAACTACTGATTGAAGGGATACGGACGCGACTTGAACGACAAGAACAGATGGTGTTGTTTTTAAATCGAAGAGGTTATTCGTCCTTTGTGCTATGTCGTGATTGTGGAACGGTTGTACAATGTCCGAACTGTGATATTTCATTAACCTATCATCGTACAACTGAAAAACTTAAATGTCATTACTGTGGTTATGAAGAACAGGTGCCACAAATTTGCCCGCAATGTCAAAGTGAGCATATTCGATATTTTGGTACAGGGACACAAAAGGTAGAAGAAGAAATCTATAAATTATTTCCAGAAGCAAGAGTACTACGAATGGATGTTGATACAACAAAGCACAAGGGGGCACATGAAGAGATTTTGCAAGCATTTGGTGAGGGGCAAGCTGATATTTTACTCGGTACGCAAATGATTGCAAAGGGACTTGATTTTCCTAATATTACACTTGTTGGTGTGCTTAGTGCCGATACATCCTTACATTTACCAGACTACCGTGCGGCGGAGCGAACTTTCCAATTACTTACACAGGTAAGTGGTAGAGCAGGCCGTCATGATAAAGCGGGCGAAGTCGTAATCCAAACCTATACGCCTGAGCATTATGCAATTGAATTAGCTAAAGTACAAGATTACGAGCCATTTTATGAACGAGAAATGTTTTTACGCCGTCGTTCTGGCTACCCACCTTATTATTTCGTAGCACTTATACAAGTATCCCATGAAGATGTCATGATGGCAGCAGAGTATGCGGGGCGCGCAGCAGATTGGCTTCGAGGGAATTTATCCAATCAAGTGTCCATTATTGGCCCAACGGTGGCGAGTATTAGCCGTCTCCAAAATAGATATCGCTATCAATGTTTGATAAAATATAAAATTGAACCAAATCTGATACCTGTCTTGCAACGTTTACTTGCGATGTATCGAGCAGATTGGATTAAACAGGGGATATTAATGACGGTTGATTTAGACCCGTCTACAATATAA
- the rsmB gene encoding 16S rRNA (cytosine(967)-C(5))-methyltransferase RsmB, translating to MSKKSVVIWDGNVRDAALSILLAVDKNQAYSNLLLHETIKRHKIEAKDRALLTEITYGTLQYKMTLDYYLEPFIRGKLDHWVRWLLRLSLYQMHFLTRIPPHAAVNEAVEIAKRRGHQGIASTVNGILRSILRQGVRAIEDITDPIERLAIATSHPQWLVERFVHNYGLEVATAMLHENNVPPVQTVRVNRTVATPEQAIASLQAEGLTVQQSDLMPECLHVTNGQPARTKAFQDGVITIQDESSMIPANVLNPSPGMRVLDMCAAPGGKTTHLAEKMGNKGSILATDLHPHKLDLIDHNTERLGLDIVETAPIDGRKAPDFLQLESFDAVLVDAPCSGLGVMRRKPDIKYTKREEDLENLQKIQLALLDAATKVLKQDGKLVYSTCTVDKQENEGTVEAFLTEHPEMEAIQLESLPTKLAEKQANGMLQVFPQDFGSDGFFVAAFRKKGESN from the coding sequence ATGAGTAAAAAAAGCGTAGTAATTTGGGATGGCAATGTACGAGATGCCGCACTTTCTATCCTATTAGCAGTTGATAAAAACCAAGCGTATAGTAATTTACTTTTACACGAAACGATTAAACGCCATAAAATAGAAGCAAAGGATCGTGCACTTTTAACAGAAATTACGTATGGGACGCTTCAATATAAAATGACTCTTGACTACTATTTAGAGCCATTTATTCGTGGTAAACTAGATCATTGGGTGCGTTGGCTACTGCGTTTGTCGCTATATCAAATGCACTTTTTAACACGTATACCACCGCATGCAGCCGTAAATGAAGCGGTAGAAATTGCAAAACGTCGTGGGCACCAGGGGATTGCTTCGACAGTCAATGGTATTTTGCGTTCTATCTTGCGTCAAGGCGTAAGAGCGATAGAGGATATAACAGACCCTATCGAACGTCTTGCTATTGCAACGAGTCATCCACAATGGTTAGTTGAACGCTTTGTTCATAATTATGGTCTGGAAGTAGCGACAGCAATGCTTCACGAAAATAATGTTCCACCGGTGCAAACGGTGCGCGTCAATAGAACCGTGGCGACTCCAGAACAAGCGATTGCCAGTTTACAAGCGGAAGGCTTAACAGTACAGCAAAGTGACCTAATGCCAGAATGTCTTCATGTCACAAATGGGCAACCTGCTCGTACAAAGGCATTTCAAGATGGTGTGATTACCATTCAAGATGAAAGCTCCATGATTCCTGCAAATGTGTTGAATCCTTCTCCTGGTATGCGCGTCTTAGATATGTGTGCAGCACCAGGTGGTAAAACAACGCATCTAGCGGAGAAAATGGGCAATAAAGGTTCTATTTTGGCAACGGATTTACATCCACATAAATTAGATTTAATCGACCATAATACAGAACGTCTAGGACTTGATATTGTAGAAACGGCTCCGATTGATGGACGCAAGGCTCCAGACTTTTTACAATTGGAATCATTCGATGCGGTGTTAGTCGATGCACCTTGTAGTGGCTTAGGGGTTATGCGTCGTAAGCCAGATATTAAATATACGAAGCGTGAAGAGGATTTAGAAAATCTTCAAAAAATTCAACTGGCGCTCCTCGATGCGGCAACGAAAGTATTAAAACAAGATGGCAAGCTTGTCTATAGTACATGCACAGTCGATAAACAAGAAAACGAAGGCACTGTTGAGGCCTTTTTAACAGAGCATCCAGAAATGGAAGCTATACAACTAGAATCTTTACCAACAAAATTAGCGGAAAAGCAAGCAAATGGCATGCTTCAAGTCTTTCCACAAGACTTCGGCAGCGATGGTTTCTTCGTCGCGGCCTTTCGTAAAAAAGGAGAATCCAACTAA